A DNA window from Pogona vitticeps strain Pit_001003342236 chromosome 2, PviZW2.1, whole genome shotgun sequence contains the following coding sequences:
- the LOC140704410 gene encoding uncharacterized protein LOC140704410, with product MAVASWGSSGLYTVPHAVQYLHETAGEVVRRFGLRSQQYADDTQLYLSFSTNPGVAVTVLNSCLNSIMVWMRVNKLRLNPDKFEVLLVGAPPDRLKGHLPTLDGITLPLKDRVRSLGVLLDPSLTLEAQVDSVSRGAFLQLRRIYQLRPYLDEQNLAAVTHALVTTRLDYCNALYVGLPLKTVRRLQLAQNRAARLVSGAAARTHITPVLKNLHWLPVAARAQFKVLTLTYKALNGLGPGYLKDRLLPYVPARPLRSGQEALLKVPSLKEVKGMACRNRAFSVVAPQLWNTLPREIRLAPTLLAFRRQAKTFLFTQHFN from the coding sequence atggcggttgcgtcatggggttcctcagggctctatactgtcccccatgctgttcaatatctacatgaaaccgctggggaggtcgttaggaggtttgggctgaggagtcagcaatatgctgacgacacccagctctacctctcattttctaccaatccaggtgtggcagtcaccgttctgaactcgtgcctgaactcgataatggtctggatgagggtcaataaactgaggctcaatccagacaagtttgaagtgctgctggtaggtgccccgccagataggttaaagggccatctccctaccttagacgggatcacactccccctaaaggatagggtccgcagcttgggggtgctccttgaccccagtctgaccttggaagcccaggtggactcggtatccaggggtgccttcttacagctgcggagaatatatcaacttcgcccttacctggatgagcagaacctggcagcagtcactcatgcactagtaacaaccagactggattactgcaatgcgctatacgtggggctgcctttgaagacggtccgacgactgcaactggcacagaaccgggctgcgcggctggtaagtggtgccgccgcacggactcatatcacgccggttctgaaaaatttacactggctgccggttgctgctcgggcccaattcaaagtgcttactttgacatataaagccctaaacggcttaggacctggttacctaaaggaccgccttcttccatatgtgcctgcccgtcctctaagatcaggccaggaggcccttctgaaggtgccatccctgaaagaggtgaaagggatggcatgtcggaatagggccttctcggttgttgccccccaactttggaacaccctccctagagagatccgcctggctccgacactcttggcctttcggcgccaggcaaagacctttctgttcacccagcattttaattaa